In Turicibacter sanguinis, a genomic segment contains:
- a CDS encoding ROK family protein translates to MNQVNTTMTVKRINTELVRATLKRLKSATKPEVAKATGLSVMTCGTILNELLATGEVLEQQVDPSSGGRPAIRYEYQANYAQIVCLYARTEGNEHFISYQVCNLLGECLEENTIYYDEITYDVYEQQLERLKDVYPAIKVAGIGVQGVVHEGVIGVCDIKRLEKVDIVSKLEDKLKIDIVAQNDMNLITYGYYQKQEDESPKNIAYVYFPDGNYMGAGLIVNGQVVKGETNFSGELSFLPLGILRSEQLEQFKQPDTMVKLAAKSIASLIAIINPAVIVLAGRCVKEEDLKRIESEVKTMIPGVHMPTLKYRHDIHADYMNGLKTLTLEQLSYPFKFEKKTF, encoded by the coding sequence TTGAATCAAGTCAATACAACGATGACAGTGAAACGAATCAATACAGAGCTTGTAAGAGCAACGCTTAAAAGACTGAAATCGGCGACAAAACCTGAAGTTGCTAAAGCAACGGGGCTTAGTGTTATGACCTGTGGAACCATTTTAAATGAGTTACTTGCAACGGGTGAAGTGTTAGAGCAACAAGTGGATCCTTCGAGTGGAGGACGTCCAGCTATTCGTTATGAGTATCAGGCCAATTATGCTCAAATCGTCTGTTTATATGCGAGAACGGAAGGGAATGAGCATTTTATCAGTTATCAAGTTTGTAATTTATTAGGTGAGTGTTTAGAAGAAAACACGATTTATTATGACGAGATTACGTATGACGTATATGAACAACAATTAGAGCGCCTAAAAGATGTTTATCCAGCGATTAAAGTAGCAGGAATTGGGGTCCAGGGTGTCGTGCATGAAGGGGTGATTGGCGTTTGTGATATCAAGAGGCTTGAAAAGGTGGACATTGTTTCGAAGTTAGAAGACAAATTAAAGATTGACATTGTCGCTCAAAATGATATGAATTTAATCACGTATGGTTACTATCAAAAACAAGAGGATGAATCCCCCAAAAACATAGCCTATGTTTATTTTCCTGATGGTAACTACATGGGAGCCGGTCTGATTGTGAATGGACAAGTGGTGAAAGGTGAAACTAACTTTTCAGGAGAGTTATCGTTCTTACCGTTGGGGATCCTAAGAAGTGAACAACTAGAGCAGTTCAAACAACCAGACACCATGGTTAAATTAGCCGCGAAAAGTATCGCGTCACTTATTGCGATTATTAATCCAGCAGTAATCGTTTTAGCAGGACGCTGTGTAAAAGAAGAAGATTTAAAACGGATTGAATCAGAGGTTAAGACAATGATTCCAGGTGTTCATATGCCAACACTTAAGTATCGTCATGATATTCATGCCGATTATATGAATGGATTAAAAACGTTGACGCTAGAACAACTATCGTACCCATTTAAATTTGAGAAGAAGACATTTTAG
- a CDS encoding sugar O-acetyltransferase: MMTEKERMLSGKPYLAFEDTLLEERQRAKGLVYEINTLHPFKLDERRTLLKELLGKTGENFFVEPPFRCDYGYNIEIGENFYSNYNCTILDCAKVTIGNNVLFAPNVSLFTAGHPIDATLRAQEYEYAFPITIGNDVWIGGNTVINPGVTIGSNVVIGSGSVITKDIPSNCIAAGNPCRVIRDITEEDKQYYYKKLKFDR; the protein is encoded by the coding sequence ATGATGACTGAAAAAGAAAGAATGTTAAGTGGAAAACCTTATTTAGCGTTTGAAGACACGTTACTCGAAGAACGCCAACGCGCGAAAGGACTTGTTTATGAAATTAATACGTTGCATCCGTTTAAACTCGATGAACGACGTACGCTGTTAAAAGAATTGCTCGGAAAGACAGGTGAAAATTTCTTTGTTGAGCCACCATTTCGTTGTGATTATGGTTATAACATTGAAATTGGAGAAAATTTTTACTCAAACTATAACTGTACGATACTAGATTGTGCCAAAGTGACAATAGGAAATAACGTATTATTTGCACCTAATGTGAGTTTATTTACAGCTGGACATCCGATCGATGCGACATTGCGTGCACAGGAGTATGAATATGCGTTTCCCATTACGATTGGAAATGATGTATGGATTGGAGGAAATACGGTCATTAACCCAGGAGTGACGATTGGAAGCAACGTGGTTATCGGATCAGGATCAGTCATCACGAAAGATATTCCATCCAATTGTATTGCTGCTGGAAATCCATGCCGTGTGATTCGTGACATAACAGAGGAGGATAAGCAATATTATTATAAGAAACTAAAATTTGATCGCTAG
- a CDS encoding DUF4037 domain-containing protein, translated as MEGIIKQLIEEYRKLEEVEAITIAGSRAANRSDEQSDIDIDLFITAPISVEKRRNIATKFSSNMEIDNRFFGTGDEFFLKDYPIEIDVCLFDWQDIVSGLKRVMEDYQASTGYTTCFVHNVVNAQIVFDRHGEFSKTQEKYKTSYPKTLKQNIIRMNYPILRQCFSSYEAQIKKAITRGDLNSVNHRVTAFLASYYDILFAVNEMFHPGEKRLLHILMHQCDKCPEHLQQNVEALIQSVGVDSNSVLACLTSLVDELDVLLKQENLLD; from the coding sequence ATGGAGGGGATTATCAAGCAATTGATTGAGGAATATCGTAAACTTGAAGAAGTTGAGGCCATTACGATTGCAGGTTCACGTGCCGCTAATCGATCAGATGAGCAGTCTGATATCGATATCGATTTGTTTATTACTGCACCCATTTCAGTTGAAAAACGCCGAAACATTGCAACGAAGTTTTCATCTAACATGGAAATTGATAATCGATTTTTCGGAACGGGGGACGAGTTCTTTTTGAAGGATTATCCTATTGAAATCGATGTTTGTTTATTTGATTGGCAAGATATCGTGTCAGGATTAAAACGCGTCATGGAAGATTATCAGGCAAGTACCGGTTATACGACCTGTTTTGTTCATAACGTGGTAAATGCCCAGATTGTCTTTGATCGTCATGGGGAGTTTTCTAAAACACAAGAAAAATATAAAACATCCTATCCTAAAACCTTAAAACAAAATATCATTAGGATGAATTATCCGATTTTAAGACAGTGTTTTTCCTCATATGAGGCGCAAATTAAAAAGGCCATAACGCGAGGGGATTTAAATAGTGTTAATCATCGAGTCACTGCTTTTTTAGCGAGCTATTATGATATTTTATTTGCAGTGAATGAGATGTTTCATCCGGGGGAGAAACGATTACTTCATATTTTAATGCACCAGTGTGATAAATGTCCGGAGCATTTACAACAAAACGTCGAAGCGTTAATACAATCAGTCGGAGTGGATTCAAATAGTGTCTTAGCGTGTTTAACGTCATTAGTTGATGAACTTGATGTATTATTAAAACAAGAGAACTTACTTGATTAA
- a CDS encoding biotin--[acetyl-CoA-carboxylase] ligase gives MILKEELLSILEQNRHQVMSGQLLANQLNVSRTAIWKCITALKEDGYEINTIQNKGYQLHKSCDVLSVAGIKSHLKSCYQSNDIFLHQIIPSTNEEAKRLLTLGVKHQTVVLAEGQSAGKGRFGRAFYSPARSGIYMTLILHPNLQLKSSVLLSTAVSVAICRAIEVVCGIQTQIKWVNDIYLNEKKVGGILTEAVTDFESGRVESVMIGIGLNVSTDIFPKELEEIATSIKPKLGTRNQLVAEILNQVFKICENLESANFLEEYKERSTVLGEDIYFIQNGVKQVGKAIEIDHEGALMVKLPDSTIIRLNSGEITIRKSGIGIESFEKVGIQIDS, from the coding sequence ATGATTTTAAAGGAAGAGTTGTTAAGTATACTGGAGCAAAATCGTCATCAAGTTATGTCGGGGCAACTCTTAGCTAATCAATTAAATGTCAGTCGCACAGCAATTTGGAAATGCATCACGGCATTAAAAGAGGATGGCTATGAGATTAATACGATTCAAAATAAAGGGTATCAACTTCATAAATCTTGTGATGTACTATCCGTTGCCGGTATTAAAAGTCATTTAAAGTCATGCTACCAATCTAACGATATATTCTTACACCAAATCATTCCGTCAACGAATGAAGAAGCGAAACGATTGCTCACACTGGGAGTTAAGCATCAGACGGTGGTCTTAGCTGAGGGGCAAAGTGCAGGAAAAGGTCGCTTTGGTCGTGCTTTTTATTCACCAGCGCGAAGTGGAATTTACATGACGCTCATTTTACATCCTAATTTACAGCTTAAAAGTTCAGTCTTGCTCAGCACAGCCGTATCAGTTGCGATTTGTCGGGCGATTGAAGTGGTTTGTGGGATACAAACACAGATTAAATGGGTAAATGATATTTATTTGAATGAAAAGAAAGTAGGAGGAATTTTAACGGAGGCAGTCACCGATTTTGAAAGTGGAAGGGTTGAAAGTGTCATGATTGGCATTGGATTAAATGTCTCGACCGACATCTTTCCAAAAGAACTAGAAGAGATTGCAACATCGATTAAGCCTAAATTGGGAACGCGCAATCAATTGGTGGCTGAAATTTTAAATCAAGTATTTAAGATTTGTGAAAATTTAGAGTCAGCTAACTTTTTAGAAGAATATAAGGAAAGATCCACCGTTTTAGGAGAAGACATTTACTTTATCCAAAATGGAGTTAAACAAGTTGGGAAAGCGATTGAAATAGACCATGAAGGAGCCTTAATGGTGAAATTGCCTGACTCAACTATCATTCGACTGAATTCTGGGGAAATCACCATTCGTAAGAGTGGAATCGGAATTGAATCTTTTGAAAAGGTAGGAATTCAAATCGACTCATGA
- a CDS encoding biotin transporter BioY, whose translation MKTHDLTKMAICITLLCISSYVSFPLPLSPVMITTQTIIINLIALILTPKQAFVTVSLYIIMGLIGLPVFSGGASGLAKILSPTGGFIMGFLIAAPLMSYVKGECVHLKSALCITILIGMPIIYLFGTYWMSLNQGIGIYDAFKVSVIPFVLGDVVKCVIASLVAVRLTKRVNQSVFRGQLVNE comes from the coding sequence ATGAAAACACACGATTTAACTAAAATGGCCATTTGTATCACCTTATTATGTATTTCATCTTATGTCTCATTTCCATTACCATTGTCGCCTGTTATGATTACAACACAGACGATTATCATTAATTTAATTGCGCTAATTTTAACGCCAAAGCAAGCCTTTGTCACTGTGTCGTTATATATCATAATGGGGTTGATTGGCTTGCCTGTTTTTTCAGGAGGAGCTTCAGGTCTTGCTAAAATTTTAAGTCCAACGGGAGGCTTTATTATGGGATTTTTAATCGCAGCTCCACTCATGAGTTATGTAAAAGGAGAATGCGTCCATTTAAAATCAGCGTTATGCATTACAATCTTAATTGGAATGCCGATTATTTATTTATTTGGAACGTATTGGATGAGTTTAAATCAAGGAATCGGTATTTATGATGCGTTTAAAGTGTCTGTTATCCCATTTGTTTTAGGTGATGTAGTCAAATGTGTGATTGCCTCTTTAGTAGCGGTTAGACTCACTAAAAGGGTTAATCAATCCGTTTTTAGAGGGCAGCTTGTGAATGAATAA
- a CDS encoding ZIP family metal transporter has product MEWFASLSPVIQALLATIFTWGVTALGAAVVLFFKNINKRLLDGMLGFGAGVMIAASFWSLLNPALELAEDLGSHFVWFTPALGFLAGGLFVVLSEKLMDHFYFNQWRDAEGKNSLKRSLLLVSAVTIHNIPEGLAVGVAFGGVVAGIEGATLISAILLAIGIGLQNFPEGAAVSLPLRREGYSRWKSFLSGQASGLVEPVAGVIGALAAISVRSLLPFLLAFAAGAMISVVSSELIPESARDNKNLAAIGVILGFMVMMVMDVALG; this is encoded by the coding sequence ATGGAATGGTTTGCTAGCCTCTCTCCAGTAATTCAAGCATTACTTGCGACAATTTTTACTTGGGGAGTAACTGCTCTAGGAGCTGCCGTCGTTCTTTTCTTTAAGAACATTAATAAAAGATTACTTGATGGGATGCTCGGATTTGGAGCAGGCGTTATGATTGCCGCCAGTTTCTGGTCATTATTAAATCCAGCACTCGAGTTAGCGGAAGATTTAGGTTCACATTTCGTCTGGTTTACTCCAGCACTTGGATTTTTAGCTGGCGGTTTATTTGTTGTCTTATCTGAAAAACTAATGGATCACTTCTACTTTAATCAGTGGAGAGATGCCGAAGGTAAAAATTCTTTAAAACGCAGTTTACTGCTCGTGTCAGCAGTTACGATACATAATATTCCCGAAGGATTAGCTGTCGGGGTTGCATTTGGTGGTGTTGTCGCGGGAATTGAAGGAGCCACTTTAATTTCTGCTATTTTACTCGCTATTGGAATCGGACTTCAAAACTTTCCTGAAGGGGCTGCCGTTTCACTACCTTTACGTCGAGAAGGGTATAGTCGATGGAAATCATTCCTTTCTGGACAAGCTTCTGGATTAGTTGAACCTGTGGCAGGTGTGATTGGAGCCTTGGCAGCTATTAGTGTTCGTAGCTTACTTCCTTTTTTATTAGCTTTCGCAGCTGGTGCTATGATTTCAGTCGTGTCTTCTGAATTGATTCCAGAAAGTGCAAGAGACAATAAAAACTTAGCCGCTATCGGTGTCATCTTAGGATTTATGGTGATGATGGTCATGGATGTTGCCTTAGGATAA
- a CDS encoding L,D-transpeptidase family protein: MQIINFQVRTIQIKYTTSNLNLRRGKSTSAPILLMIPKYSKIEVTDTDDEWLEVNYQGTRGYVSRDYVSKTMSPYSNLNLREAPSTTSNVLTLIPKQSRIEVLATEGNWSYVVYNDEFGYVFNTYLSDDGQKPDLTKQAEFSTDMLKFVNDNDIQSPTDYLLTTDLKHRETYVFKKENDIWTQLFKWKSTIGAPRTPTISGTFSIIGRKPSFGTNRYTVKDATRFAEGYYYHSVLYDPTGSYIIDGRLGQALSHGCIRLNPSNAKWIYETIPDGTTVIIH, from the coding sequence TTGCAAATTATCAATTTCCAAGTGCGTACGATTCAAATCAAATATACAACCAGTAACTTAAATCTTCGAAGGGGTAAATCAACCTCAGCCCCAATCCTTTTGATGATTCCGAAGTATTCAAAAATCGAAGTGACGGATACGGATGATGAATGGTTAGAAGTGAATTATCAAGGGACGAGAGGGTATGTCAGTCGTGATTATGTGTCAAAAACAATGTCCCCTTATAGCAACTTAAATTTACGAGAAGCGCCATCAACCACTTCTAATGTACTAACCCTTATTCCCAAACAATCACGTATTGAAGTTTTAGCAACAGAGGGAAACTGGAGTTATGTCGTTTACAACGATGAATTTGGTTATGTGTTTAATACTTATCTATCTGATGATGGTCAAAAACCTGATTTAACGAAACAAGCTGAGTTTTCAACTGATATGTTAAAATTTGTGAATGATAATGATATTCAAAGCCCCACTGATTATTTGTTAACGACTGATTTGAAGCATCGCGAGACGTATGTGTTTAAAAAAGAAAACGACATTTGGACCCAACTTTTCAAATGGAAATCAACGATTGGCGCTCCTCGTACACCTACGATTAGCGGAACGTTTTCAATCATTGGACGAAAACCCTCTTTTGGAACAAACCGTTATACGGTTAAAGATGCCACACGTTTTGCCGAAGGTTATTACTATCATTCCGTTTTATACGATCCAACAGGCAGCTATATCATTGATGGAAGACTCGGACAAGCTTTAAGTCATGGTTGTATCCGTTTAAATCCATCGAATGCAAAATGGATTTATGAGACGATTCCCGATGGCACAACAGTAATTATCCATTAA
- a CDS encoding NUDIX hydrolase, translating into MDLQTEGVFTIVVNKKQEVLLVKRKDLPIWDLPGGRVDERELLEEAAKREVREETGYEVEIVDKVGVYDRPSFHDVQHIYTGIVTGG; encoded by the coding sequence ATGGATTTGCAAACAGAAGGAGTATTTACAATCGTAGTAAACAAGAAGCAGGAGGTATTATTAGTCAAACGAAAAGATTTACCGATTTGGGATTTACCAGGAGGTAGAGTGGATGAAAGGGAATTATTAGAAGAGGCGGCCAAACGTGAGGTGCGTGAAGAAACTGGATACGAGGTGGAGATTGTTGACAAAGTGGGTGTTTATGATCGACCATCATTTCATGATGTGCAACATATCTACACAGGCATTGTAACGGGAGGCTGA
- a CDS encoding lysylphosphatidylglycerol synthase transmembrane domain-containing protein, producing MEQKNFKKLILSGVLFVGLIAITFYLLFRKQNLGDLFQTLKLVNLMWVFIGVGCMFIYMCLDALNIKRILHILHQDISYFNCLRYTFSGFFFSSVTPSASGGQPMQIYYMFKDHIEISHSSLALLLNFASFQLVTITVAIISFLSEYRFLGDIGRTLKILLMIGVGVNSFLLVIVLMGIFSKTWSLKIVDFVLSLLQKLKVKQIEYLRQLAYDQIKKYQEGAVYIKTHQTRMGSVLLTTFFQVMAMHSVTYCVYRAFGLSDFSYLKVLSLQAILYIAVSAIPLPGAVGVSEGGFVMLFATLFPKMLIDSAMLLSRGISFYLFVAISGLVVLLGHLLIAKQNKKKEGLTS from the coding sequence ATGGAACAAAAAAATTTTAAAAAATTAATCTTAAGTGGCGTCTTATTTGTTGGACTGATTGCGATTACGTTTTACCTTTTATTTCGTAAGCAAAATCTAGGTGACTTATTTCAAACACTCAAACTTGTCAATTTGATGTGGGTGTTCATTGGGGTAGGATGTATGTTTATATATATGTGTCTAGATGCGTTAAATATCAAGCGAATCTTACATATTCTACATCAAGATATTTCCTATTTTAATTGCTTAAGGTATACTTTTTCAGGCTTTTTCTTTAGCTCAGTAACCCCTTCAGCATCTGGTGGTCAGCCGATGCAAATTTATTATATGTTTAAAGATCACATTGAAATCTCGCATTCTTCTTTAGCTTTATTGCTTAACTTTGCGAGCTTTCAACTCGTGACGATTACGGTGGCGATTATCTCCTTTTTAAGTGAGTATCGATTTTTAGGGGATATTGGAAGAACCCTAAAAATTTTATTAATGATTGGCGTTGGCGTAAATTCTTTTTTATTGGTTATCGTATTGATGGGGATTTTTTCAAAAACATGGTCTCTTAAAATCGTTGATTTTGTTTTAAGTCTTTTACAAAAGCTAAAGGTTAAACAAATTGAGTATTTGAGACAATTAGCATATGATCAAATTAAAAAGTATCAAGAAGGAGCTGTCTACATAAAGACACATCAAACACGCATGGGATCAGTTTTATTAACCACCTTTTTTCAAGTCATGGCCATGCATTCTGTGACGTATTGTGTGTATCGAGCGTTTGGCTTATCAGATTTTTCTTATCTCAAAGTGCTATCCCTTCAAGCCATTTTATATATAGCTGTGTCAGCCATTCCATTACCAGGTGCAGTTGGAGTGAGTGAAGGTGGGTTTGTCATGTTATTTGCGACCCTATTTCCGAAAATGTTAATTGATTCAGCCATGCTTTTAAGCCGAGGCATCAGTTTTTATTTATTTGTGGCGATTAGTGGATTAGTGGTGCTATTGGGTCACCTTCTAATAGCCAAACAGAATAAGAAAAAAGAAGGTTTAACTAGTTAA
- a CDS encoding DEAD/DEAH box helicase, translating into MTAFNELQLSESILKSLTGLGYEHATEVQASVIPTVLNKQDLIVQSKTGSGKTAAFGIPICEMLDWDENKPQALILTPTRELALQIKEEISNIGRFKRIKVTAVYGKSPFKEQARELKQKTHIVVGTPGRVQDHLERGTLSLDKLSLFVLDEADEMLKMGFIEVVENIMNEAPRKRQTMLFSATMPDRIKKLSQHYLTHPQEIKIESPTLTTDLVEHALYEVREQEKVKLLQDLLMVENPERCMIFCSTKEAVDALYRNLSQKGYPIERLHGGLDQKERFETMKNFKIGRFAYLVSTDVAARGIDVSGVSHVINYDLPPEKDSFVHRIGRAGRAGQKGKAITFATRFDQRWLEEIQAYIGFELPICERPSEDVTQQAKDGFMKKLNSRPTLRHEKTADVNREIMKLYINGGKKKKLRAIDFVGAITSVDGVSGEDIGIIDIQDNVTYVDILNGKGWTVIRGLKDKTIKGKKLRVQKAYE; encoded by the coding sequence ATGACAGCATTTAATGAGTTACAACTGAGTGAATCGATTTTGAAATCATTAACAGGACTTGGATATGAGCACGCGACAGAGGTACAGGCAAGTGTCATTCCAACTGTTTTAAATAAACAAGATTTGATTGTGCAATCTAAAACCGGAAGCGGGAAAACAGCAGCGTTTGGGATTCCGATATGTGAAATGTTAGATTGGGATGAGAATAAGCCTCAGGCGCTTATTTTAACGCCAACACGAGAATTAGCACTACAAATTAAAGAAGAGATTTCAAATATTGGCCGTTTCAAGCGAATCAAGGTAACGGCGGTTTATGGGAAGTCTCCATTTAAAGAGCAGGCTCGTGAATTAAAGCAAAAAACTCATATCGTCGTGGGAACACCAGGTCGTGTTCAAGACCATTTAGAACGTGGGACGTTGTCTCTTGATAAATTATCTTTATTCGTATTAGATGAAGCTGATGAAATGTTAAAGATGGGGTTCATTGAGGTCGTTGAAAATATTATGAATGAAGCACCTAGAAAACGTCAAACGATGTTATTTTCAGCCACAATGCCAGATCGCATTAAAAAATTAAGCCAGCATTATTTAACTCATCCACAAGAAATAAAGATTGAATCACCGACTTTAACAACAGATCTTGTTGAACATGCACTATATGAAGTTCGTGAACAAGAGAAGGTAAAATTATTACAAGATTTATTAATGGTTGAAAATCCAGAGCGTTGTATGATTTTCTGTTCAACGAAAGAAGCGGTTGATGCCCTGTATCGTAATTTATCTCAAAAAGGCTATCCAATTGAACGTTTGCACGGAGGACTGGATCAGAAAGAACGTTTTGAAACGATGAAAAACTTCAAAATTGGTCGTTTTGCCTACTTAGTCTCAACCGATGTCGCAGCTCGTGGGATTGATGTATCAGGGGTTAGTCATGTGATTAACTATGATCTCCCACCGGAAAAAGATTCATTTGTTCACCGTATTGGTCGTGCCGGTCGTGCCGGTCAAAAAGGTAAGGCAATCACATTTGCGACTCGATTTGACCAAAGATGGTTAGAAGAGATTCAAGCTTATATTGGGTTTGAGTTACCGATTTGTGAACGTCCAAGTGAGGATGTGACGCAACAAGCGAAAGATGGGTTTATGAAAAAATTAAATTCACGTCCGACCTTACGTCATGAAAAAACGGCAGATGTAAACCGTGAAATTATGAAGTTATATATCAATGGTGGTAAGAAAAAGAAATTACGTGCGATTGATTTTGTGGGCGCAATTACGTCAGTTGATGGAGTAAGTGGCGAGGATATTGGAATTATTGATATTCAGGATAATGTCACGTATGTTGATATTTTAAATGGCAAAGGATGGACTGTTATTCGCGGTCTAAAAGATAAAACCATTAAAGGGAAAAAATTACGCGTTCAAAAAGCATATGAATAA
- the mobB gene encoding molybdopterin-guanine dinucleotide biosynthesis protein B, protein MTKVINVMGQGSNVGKTDLMEGLIQELKTRGLSVATVKHDVHGFDIDHKGKDTYRHREAGAETVIISSKKRFAMIKEVEEEIKLNDILKLLKDKDIILVEGYKKSPLRKIEVYREGFSEGILTPEHLLIAIASKTEVLSESHLVIDKEDYKSLADLILQEKEFEFEE, encoded by the coding sequence ATGACAAAAGTAATTAATGTGATGGGTCAAGGTTCGAATGTTGGAAAAACAGACTTGATGGAAGGACTCATTCAAGAGCTTAAAACGCGAGGATTAAGTGTTGCAACCGTGAAACACGATGTACATGGTTTTGATATCGATCATAAAGGTAAAGATACTTACCGTCATCGTGAAGCGGGCGCAGAAACGGTTATTATCTCTTCAAAAAAGAGATTTGCAATGATTAAAGAAGTAGAAGAAGAAATAAAGTTAAACGATATTTTGAAGTTATTAAAAGATAAAGATATTATTTTGGTTGAAGGCTATAAAAAAAGTCCTTTAAGAAAAATTGAAGTCTATCGTGAAGGATTTAGTGAAGGGATTCTAACACCGGAACATTTATTGATTGCGATTGCTTCTAAAACAGAGGTTTTAAGTGAATCTCATTTAGTGATTGATAAAGAAGATTATAAGTCGTTAGCAGATTTAATACTGCAAGAAAAAGAATTTGAATTTGAAGAATAA
- a CDS encoding molybdopterin molybdotransferase MoeA: MKSFISLEEALTIMDQNILSLQSETVELLESVGRICSQSIFSGINNPPFDKSAMDGYAVRVEDLNEVPKKLDIITTVFAGTNSEEEVRPGTAIKIMTGAKIPKGANAVVKVEETTCESNQVTILKKATPQQFICPIGEDIEIGTLLVEAKKTLNYADIGILASAGIHEVQVYKKPRVAFISTGDEVMDVNQPLKEAKIYNSNKYALIARLKEMGYDITYIDHEFDSEIEIAKKLKQAAEVSDLVITTGGASVGEKDLIKEAIEALGGEKLFWKILIKPGSAMLASLYEGKPIISLSGNPTAALTTFELMVKPTLEKLSGQVKIELKREQAILQSDFTKSSPQRRFVRGFFEATQEGQRVFVTQVKSGNSILSSALHSNCLIEFEANQEPLKAGSIVTIIKL; encoded by the coding sequence ATGAAATCATTTATAAGTTTAGAAGAGGCCTTAACCATTATGGATCAAAATATTCTGTCACTTCAAAGTGAAACTGTGGAGTTGCTTGAGAGTGTCGGTAGGATTTGTAGTCAATCGATTTTCTCAGGTATTAATAATCCACCGTTTGATAAGTCGGCCATGGATGGTTATGCAGTTCGAGTTGAAGACTTAAATGAAGTTCCTAAAAAACTAGACATTATAACGACCGTCTTTGCAGGGACAAATAGTGAAGAAGAAGTTCGACCAGGGACCGCCATCAAAATCATGACGGGTGCAAAGATTCCTAAAGGTGCAAATGCCGTGGTGAAAGTTGAAGAGACAACGTGCGAGTCAAATCAGGTCACGATTTTGAAAAAAGCCACTCCTCAGCAATTTATCTGCCCAATAGGAGAAGATATTGAAATTGGGACGTTATTAGTCGAAGCAAAAAAAACATTAAATTATGCGGATATTGGGATTTTAGCGAGTGCAGGTATTCATGAGGTTCAAGTGTATAAAAAACCACGAGTGGCCTTTATTAGTACCGGAGATGAAGTCATGGATGTCAATCAACCGTTAAAAGAAGCTAAAATTTATAATAGTAATAAGTATGCACTCATCGCAAGATTAAAAGAAATGGGATATGACATCACCTATATCGACCATGAATTTGATTCAGAGATTGAAATTGCAAAGAAGTTAAAGCAAGCTGCAGAAGTTTCAGATTTAGTGATCACAACAGGTGGAGCGTCTGTTGGTGAGAAAGATTTAATTAAAGAAGCGATTGAGGCGCTAGGTGGAGAGAAGTTATTTTGGAAAATTCTCATTAAACCTGGATCGGCCATGCTAGCGAGTCTTTATGAAGGAAAACCAATCATTAGTTTATCAGGAAATCCAACAGCAGCGCTCACGACTTTTGAATTAATGGTCAAACCGACGCTTGAAAAATTGAGTGGACAGGTCAAAATAGAATTAAAAAGAGAACAAGCTATTTTACAATCTGATTTTACGAAGTCTTCACCACAAAGACGTTTCGTTCGAGGATTTTTTGAAGCGACACAAGAAGGACAACGTGTGTTTGTGACACAAGTGAAAAGTGGGAATAGCATTCTAAGTTCTGCCCTTCATTCTAATTGTTTAATAGAATTTGAAGCTAATCAAGAACCATTAAAAGCAGGATCGATTGTGACAATCATTAAATTATAA